From Paenibacillus sp. GP183, one genomic window encodes:
- a CDS encoding HAD family hydrolase, producing the protein MTNLIIDQQTYEIEAILFDKDGTLLEFLELWGRFAERMTMQVIDQISSMGGELLGLDPSKLLGIEMDETGRLTGYDIQGPLSIGSMPEIEAILAWQLYRCGLTWNEAITRIREFQKQASVEMERERPAVPIHGLIDFLEQCEKLQLPLCVVTADYTQEAKKHLSWIHSDHYFREIIGSDQVTVGKPYPEMIHTACQRIGVSPAKVALIGDTNGDMQMGKAAGVAVTIGMSKNLAGSGRLYQADYMISTYNQLTLSVTRLSSDPRD; encoded by the coding sequence ATGACCAATCTGATTATCGATCAACAAACCTATGAAATTGAAGCGATTCTATTTGATAAAGATGGCACCTTATTGGAATTTTTAGAGCTGTGGGGTCGTTTTGCTGAGCGGATGACAATGCAAGTGATCGATCAAATTTCATCCATGGGCGGTGAATTGCTTGGATTGGATCCCTCGAAATTATTAGGTATCGAGATGGATGAAACTGGAAGGCTAACTGGTTATGATATCCAAGGGCCTTTATCCATTGGGTCCATGCCAGAGATTGAAGCGATCTTGGCTTGGCAGTTATACCGGTGTGGATTGACATGGAATGAAGCAATCACGCGAATTCGCGAGTTTCAAAAGCAAGCAAGCGTTGAAATGGAGCGAGAACGTCCGGCTGTTCCGATCCACGGTTTAATCGATTTTTTAGAGCAGTGTGAGAAATTACAGCTTCCTTTATGTGTGGTCACGGCTGATTACACCCAAGAAGCCAAGAAACATTTATCTTGGATCCATTCAGATCATTATTTTCGAGAAATTATTGGAAGTGACCAAGTGACTGTAGGCAAGCCTTACCCTGAAATGATTCATACCGCATGCCAAAGAATAGGGGTTTCACCTGCCAAGGTGGCTTTGATCGGGGATACCAACGGAGATATGCAAATGGGAAAAGCAGCGGGGGTTGCGGTGACAATTGGTATGAGCAAAAATTTGGCAGGAAGCGGAAGGCTGTATCAAGCAGACTATATGATTTCAACTTATAATCAATTAACTTTAAGTGTTACTCGATTGTCGTCCGATCCACGTGACTAG
- a CDS encoding carbohydrate ABC transporter permease, producing MLIARTKTTLFYAAVWIFVLIVMFPFFWQITTSLKSPDHLYRMPPDWIPSPVYFGGYIATFSKHPFTIYLENSLIIAAATTLYSIIIGSLCAYAVARLNFSGKRIILMLVLAVSMFPSIAILSPLYILLRQFNLLNTFQGLIFPYTTHGLPLTIWVLASFFKEIPFELEESARIDGTSRLGAFWRVIVPLAAPGVFTTAILVFIAAWNEFLFAFSFMSKDIMRTVPVGIAMFPGEHDLPWGDLSAASVIVTVPLIVMVLLFQRRIISGLTSGAVKG from the coding sequence ATGCTCATTGCTCGGACCAAAACAACTTTGTTCTATGCTGCAGTTTGGATTTTCGTGTTGATCGTCATGTTTCCGTTTTTTTGGCAGATCACCACCTCCTTAAAATCGCCTGACCACCTTTATAGGATGCCGCCTGACTGGATTCCTTCTCCCGTTTATTTCGGCGGTTATATCGCCACCTTTTCCAAGCATCCTTTTACGATTTATTTAGAGAACAGCTTGATTATTGCGGCAGCCACCACACTGTACAGCATCATCATCGGTTCGCTTTGCGCTTATGCAGTGGCACGGCTGAATTTCTCGGGAAAAAGAATCATTCTGATGCTCGTGCTCGCGGTATCCATGTTTCCGTCCATAGCCATTCTTAGCCCTCTTTATATTCTGTTAAGGCAATTCAACCTGCTGAACACGTTCCAAGGGCTGATCTTTCCCTATACGACGCACGGCTTGCCGCTCACCATCTGGGTATTAGCGAGTTTCTTTAAAGAAATCCCATTCGAACTGGAGGAATCCGCGCGAATCGACGGCACTTCCCGACTCGGCGCGTTTTGGAGGGTGATCGTACCGTTAGCCGCTCCAGGCGTTTTCACAACAGCAATCCTCGTCTTTATTGCCGCATGGAATGAATTTTTGTTTGCGTTCTCGTTCATGTCCAAAGACATCATGAGAACGGTTCCCGTCGGCATCGCCATGTTTCCCGGAGAACACGATCTGCCGTGGGGCGATCTTTCCGCGGCTTCTGTCATCGTAACGGTACCGCTTATCGTCATGGTGCTGCTTTTCCAGAGAAGAATCATTTCCGGCTTAACGTCAGGAGCGGTAAAGGGCTAG
- a CDS encoding sugar ABC transporter permease, whose product MKHQAELTMEGHSALKRKKRFFNSQRQESLLAYTLTAPSLLTIGLFALYPILSSVWLSLHEFKLNMPFLGKPFVGFQQYATLSTDVRFWASLWNTVYFTFFSVLLELILGFAIAILINRSFRGRGIVRAAVLVPWAIPTVVSALMWKFMFNDQLGVINDIFVKAGILNHYIAWLGSKETALWSIIVTDVWKTTPFMALLILAGLQVIPSDMYEAAKVDGANRFQQLVKITIPLVKPAVLVALLFRTLDAFRVFDVVFVMTGGGPANSTETLSMYAQTTLMRYLDFGKGSALSVITFLCVLLISFFYIKILGVNIDKRS is encoded by the coding sequence ATGAAGCATCAAGCTGAACTAACGATGGAGGGGCACTCCGCATTAAAGAGGAAAAAACGGTTTTTCAACAGTCAACGGCAGGAATCACTGTTGGCTTATACGCTGACTGCGCCTTCGCTATTGACCATCGGCTTATTCGCGCTGTATCCGATTTTGAGCTCTGTTTGGCTCAGCCTGCACGAATTTAAGCTGAATATGCCGTTTTTGGGCAAGCCGTTTGTCGGATTTCAGCAATATGCTACCTTGAGCACCGATGTTAGATTTTGGGCTTCACTTTGGAATACGGTATATTTCACATTTTTCTCGGTATTGCTGGAATTGATTCTTGGATTTGCCATTGCCATCTTAATTAACCGCAGCTTTCGCGGGCGGGGGATCGTTCGAGCGGCTGTATTGGTGCCGTGGGCGATTCCTACCGTTGTATCAGCTTTGATGTGGAAATTTATGTTTAACGACCAGTTGGGAGTTATTAACGATATCTTTGTAAAGGCCGGCATTCTCAACCACTATATTGCCTGGCTCGGCAGTAAAGAAACGGCCCTTTGGTCCATCATTGTCACCGACGTATGGAAAACAACGCCCTTTATGGCGTTACTCATATTGGCGGGCTTGCAGGTAATTCCATCGGATATGTACGAAGCGGCTAAAGTGGATGGGGCAAACCGCTTTCAACAGCTTGTGAAAATCACGATACCGCTAGTCAAGCCGGCCGTGTTGGTCGCTTTATTGTTCAGAACGTTGGATGCATTCCGCGTATTCGATGTCGTATTTGTCATGACCGGCGGAGGTCCGGCCAACTCTACGGAAACACTGTCCATGTATGCACAGACTACGCTGATGCGTTATTTGGATTTCGGCAAAGGGTCCGCTTTGTCGGTGATCACGTTTCTATGCGTGCTGCTGATCAGCTTCTTTTACATCAAAATTCTTGGCGTCAACATAGATAAAAGATCTTAA
- a CDS encoding ABC transporter substrate-binding protein, translating to MKKGLKSLFIVLASAMMVTSLVACSRSDTTASAPSAKPADPGKPAQQPQKEVSLTWSFGKDATGVNEKLAKAFMEKNPGIKINILEMPQKSDAQHNDYVTKLSSKDTSIDIMNIDIIWPPEFGASEWLEPLNSYFSKEELDKLLPGPVQGNTLNGKLYGIPFYTDAGMLFYRKDILDEAGVKPPKTFDELNKLAKSLKGKGGTEYGFVYQGNQYEGLVCNVLEYFWANGGDVLGADNKAIIDSPNNVEALKFFTDMTQSDLVPKGITTYVEEDARTVFTEGKSIFMRNWPYAWAKSQEDGSKVKGKVGVVPMPVGPSGKTPAATLGGWNLGINVNITKEKKDAAAKFLKYLASDETQAFSAVNSGRIPIAKSAFKNADVLKANPHFESLYDVFINAKPRPVSPIYPQISDVIQIQVHKAITGGQTPDQSVKNMQKSISDLLAKYKK from the coding sequence ATGAAAAAAGGACTGAAGTCTTTATTCATTGTGCTCGCATCAGCTATGATGGTTACTTCACTGGTCGCTTGTTCACGAAGCGATACGACTGCTTCCGCTCCCAGCGCAAAACCTGCCGATCCGGGCAAGCCGGCGCAGCAGCCGCAAAAAGAAGTTTCGCTGACATGGTCGTTCGGCAAAGACGCCACCGGAGTCAATGAAAAATTGGCCAAAGCGTTCATGGAGAAGAATCCCGGCATCAAAATCAACATTCTCGAAATGCCGCAAAAATCGGACGCTCAGCATAACGATTACGTAACGAAGCTTTCCTCGAAAGATACAAGCATCGATATTATGAACATTGATATCATTTGGCCCCCGGAATTCGGAGCTTCTGAATGGCTTGAGCCGCTGAACAGTTATTTTTCCAAAGAAGAGCTTGATAAATTGCTTCCGGGTCCGGTGCAAGGCAACACCTTGAACGGAAAGCTGTACGGCATTCCATTTTATACCGATGCGGGGATGCTCTTTTACAGAAAAGACATCCTTGACGAAGCTGGAGTGAAGCCGCCGAAAACGTTCGACGAATTGAACAAGCTTGCCAAATCGCTGAAAGGCAAAGGCGGCACAGAATACGGGTTCGTCTATCAGGGCAATCAGTATGAGGGGCTTGTTTGCAACGTCCTGGAATATTTCTGGGCGAATGGCGGAGACGTGCTTGGTGCGGACAATAAAGCGATCATCGATTCGCCGAATAACGTAGAAGCATTGAAATTCTTTACCGATATGACCCAATCCGATCTTGTGCCGAAAGGAATCACAACGTACGTAGAAGAAGATGCCCGCACCGTATTCACGGAAGGCAAGTCTATTTTCATGAGAAACTGGCCTTATGCATGGGCCAAATCGCAAGAGGACGGCTCAAAGGTCAAAGGCAAGGTCGGAGTTGTTCCGATGCCTGTTGGTCCGTCAGGGAAAACTCCGGCAGCGACGCTTGGGGGCTGGAACCTCGGGATCAATGTTAATATTACGAAGGAAAAGAAAGATGCCGCGGCGAAATTCCTGAAGTATTTGGCTTCGGATGAAACTCAGGCGTTTTCGGCTGTCAACAGCGGACGTATTCCGATTGCCAAGTCAGCATTTAAAAACGCCGACGTTTTGAAAGCTAACCCGCATTTTGAGTCTTTGTACGATGTGTTCATTAACGCAAAGCCGCGGCCGGTATCGCCGATTTATCCGCAAATTTCCGACGTGATTCAAATACAAGTTCATAAAGCGATCACAGGCGGTCAAACGCCTGATCAATCTGTGAAAAATATGCAGAAGAGCATATCCGATTTGCTCGCGAAGTACAAAAAATAG
- a CDS encoding substrate-binding domain-containing protein, translated as MKPTIRDVAKAANVSISTVSRVFNKPDLVAEDTRNNVLKAISDLEFQPNALARGLIYKRTQTFGVLVPDISNSYYAELIRGLEDEAIVGGRNLIICNTDNDKRRLIENLKMLKEKQVDGIVFTSLPIEPDYYGIIQGLRIPVVLASTHSLEYDLPSVKVNDEQAGYDAAKYLIEAGHEMLGMISFKLTNPIAGLPRYEGFMKAVRTYGLQVDPLRNIQFSSSRYDHAFEATELLLRQTSGISAIFAASDEIALGVISCLYQHGLKVPDDISVIGFDNTRNSYMSLPKITTVAQPIRDIGSLAVKKLEQLIKTGTVSELRTYLPHSIIERDSVKKKHSEPI; from the coding sequence ATGAAGCCAACCATTAGGGATGTGGCGAAAGCGGCAAACGTGTCCATTTCCACAGTTTCAAGAGTGTTTAATAAACCTGATCTTGTAGCTGAAGACACGCGAAACAATGTATTGAAAGCGATTTCAGATTTGGAGTTTCAGCCCAATGCTCTGGCAAGAGGATTGATTTACAAGCGAACGCAAACGTTCGGAGTCCTTGTGCCTGATATTTCAAACAGCTACTATGCCGAATTAATTCGGGGCCTTGAGGATGAAGCTATCGTTGGAGGCAGAAATTTAATTATCTGCAATACGGACAACGACAAAAGGCGTTTGATTGAAAATTTAAAGATGCTGAAAGAAAAACAAGTCGACGGGATTGTATTTACCAGCCTACCGATAGAACCTGACTACTACGGCATAATTCAAGGCCTCCGAATACCTGTAGTCTTGGCCTCGACACACAGCTTGGAGTACGATTTGCCTTCGGTTAAGGTAAACGACGAGCAAGCGGGTTACGATGCCGCCAAATATCTTATTGAAGCAGGACATGAAATGCTTGGCATGATCAGCTTCAAGCTGACGAACCCGATCGCGGGACTCCCACGATATGAAGGGTTTATGAAAGCAGTCCGGACTTACGGACTGCAAGTTGACCCGCTTCGCAACATACAATTCAGCTCTTCTCGGTATGATCATGCTTTCGAAGCGACGGAATTGCTGCTGCGGCAGACTTCCGGCATTTCAGCCATTTTCGCTGCAAGTGATGAAATCGCATTAGGCGTCATTTCCTGTTTGTATCAGCACGGTTTGAAGGTGCCCGACGATATCTCGGTCATCGGCTTCGATAATACCAGAAATTCTTATATGAGCCTACCGAAAATCACCACGGTCGCTCAGCCCATTCGCGATATCGGGTCTCTAGCAGTAAAGAAACTGGAGCAGCTAATTAAAACCGGTACGGTTAGCGAACTAAGAACGTACCTGCCCCATTCCATTATCGAAAGAGATTCTGTCAAGAAAAAGCACAGCGAACCTATTTGA
- a CDS encoding peptidylprolyl isomerase: protein MSDFEKNPQDKEGLKVNKPIEENTATTVVDDSTPADPAVGESIAVAPAVVEDEAVQPARTMNKSWPWKAVAAIAIVALVIVLVTGQKSNSMSETVGTLNGEKITKANLYDEMVKKLGTQPGQILDNYMTLKLIALEATKAKVNVTDADINTELQNLKIKNNITTDDQLNQALAQSNMTIDSLKENIKTNLELRKILEPQIPVTDAVLQKYFETNKASYGTPEQVKASHILLATQAEADAVLAELKKGADFATLASQKSTDPGSKAKGGDLGYFGKGVMNPQFETAAFALKKGEMSGVVQSPNGFHIILVTDIKPAVVPTFDSVKDKVKTNYIDSQVQTMAPAWIAKAKTDDHYSNLLIPAPTTTAPVASAPATSTPAP from the coding sequence ATGAGTGATTTCGAAAAGAATCCGCAAGATAAAGAAGGATTGAAAGTGAACAAGCCTATAGAAGAGAATACAGCCACTACAGTTGTGGACGATTCTACACCAGCTGATCCTGCAGTCGGCGAATCGATAGCGGTAGCACCGGCTGTTGTTGAAGATGAAGCCGTGCAGCCTGCGCGAACCATGAATAAAAGCTGGCCATGGAAGGCGGTAGCCGCGATTGCTATTGTTGCTCTGGTTATCGTGCTCGTCACCGGTCAAAAGAGCAATAGCATGTCTGAAACTGTCGGCACTTTAAACGGAGAAAAAATTACCAAAGCCAATTTATATGATGAAATGGTGAAAAAATTAGGAACACAGCCGGGGCAAATTCTAGACAATTATATGACGCTCAAGCTAATCGCGTTGGAAGCGACTAAAGCAAAAGTGAATGTCACCGATGCCGACATTAATACAGAATTGCAAAATCTTAAAATCAAAAACAACATTACTACCGATGACCAACTGAATCAAGCATTGGCTCAAAGCAACATGACGATTGACAGCTTAAAAGAAAATATCAAAACGAACCTGGAGCTTCGGAAAATTCTCGAGCCGCAAATTCCGGTGACGGACGCAGTATTGCAGAAATATTTTGAAACTAACAAAGCCAGTTACGGAACTCCGGAACAGGTCAAAGCTTCCCACATCCTATTGGCTACGCAAGCGGAGGCTGATGCAGTGCTGGCAGAACTGAAAAAAGGTGCGGATTTTGCGACACTTGCCAGTCAAAAATCAACGGATCCAGGTTCCAAAGCTAAGGGCGGTGATCTCGGTTACTTCGGAAAAGGGGTCATGAATCCACAATTCGAGACGGCGGCATTTGCTTTGAAGAAAGGTGAAATGAGCGGGGTTGTGCAATCCCCGAATGGCTTCCATATCATCCTGGTGACGGATATAAAACCAGCTGTTGTGCCAACTTTCGACTCGGTTAAGGACAAAGTCAAAACCAATTATATTGACAGCCAAGTTCAAACAATGGCTCCGGCTTGGATTGCCAAAGCCAAAACCGATGATCATTATTCTAATTTGCTGATACCGGCTCCGACCACCACGGCGCCTGTGGCAAGCGCTCCTGCGACAAGCACTCCCGCGCCATAA
- a CDS encoding ABC transporter ATP-binding protein — protein MDKFKKFLTYYKPYKKALIADLFFASLASMTVLAYPMLVNQIIKNAISDAGINTDLVIKMVGIFLFLMVVEYISNFYTDYFGHVMGAKMESDMRNDLFQHFQKLSFQYHDNTTTGQLMSRTTTDLFDISELAHHGPEDTVISLVRIIGSFFILVSINWKLTLTIFLMLPLMLIFAYHYSIKLKNALKKNKERIADINSQIEDSLSGIRVVQSFANEEIEMDKFKSSNSRFLGSRKNDYRVEALFFNGLTGFISFINILVIIVGAILISYKQLLLTELITFLLYINTLIDPVKRIVNFTQNLQNGVAGFERFMETLAAQPDITDAKDASVLSNVKGKVEFVNVGFQYNSESNYVFSHINITANPGDYVALVGSSGVGKTTLCSLIPRFYETSDGTIKIDGMDIKTIKLKSLRDNIGIVQQDVYLFSGTIKENILYGKPGALEEEIINAAKNANAHEFIMGLPDGYNAYIGQRGVKLSGGQKQRISIARVFLKNPSILIFDEATSALDNESERMVQESFEKLAKNRTTFVIAHRLSTIKNAERIIVLSEQGIAEEGTHAMLLEKNGKYAMFYNMQ, from the coding sequence TTGGATAAGTTTAAAAAGTTTTTAACTTACTACAAACCTTATAAAAAGGCGCTGATTGCTGATTTGTTCTTTGCCTCACTGGCTTCGATGACCGTACTTGCATATCCCATGCTTGTCAATCAAATTATCAAAAACGCAATAAGTGATGCTGGAATCAATACAGATTTAGTTATAAAAATGGTTGGGATCTTCTTGTTTTTGATGGTAGTGGAGTATATCAGCAACTTCTATACGGATTATTTTGGGCATGTGATGGGGGCGAAAATGGAGTCCGACATGCGAAATGATTTGTTTCAGCATTTTCAAAAGCTGTCGTTTCAGTATCACGACAATACTACAACAGGGCAGCTGATGTCGCGTACAACAACAGACTTATTCGATATATCGGAGCTTGCACACCATGGACCGGAAGATACGGTTATTTCTTTGGTGAGAATAATAGGGTCTTTCTTTATTTTGGTAAGTATTAATTGGAAACTCACTTTAACTATTTTTTTGATGTTACCTTTAATGCTTATTTTTGCATATCACTATAGCATAAAGCTGAAAAACGCTCTTAAAAAGAATAAGGAACGTATAGCTGACATCAACTCTCAAATCGAGGACAGCCTTTCCGGGATTAGAGTCGTACAATCATTTGCTAATGAAGAAATCGAAATGGATAAATTCAAAAGCAGTAATAGTCGTTTTTTGGGGAGCAGGAAGAACGATTATAGGGTTGAGGCCTTGTTCTTCAATGGCTTGACCGGGTTCATTTCATTTATTAATATTTTGGTTATTATCGTGGGCGCCATTCTTATAAGTTATAAACAGTTGCTTTTAACAGAGCTTATTACCTTTTTATTATACATAAACACTCTGATTGACCCAGTGAAAAGGATAGTGAACTTTACCCAGAATCTTCAAAATGGAGTGGCTGGATTTGAACGATTTATGGAAACTTTGGCAGCTCAGCCAGACATTACAGATGCAAAAGATGCTTCGGTGTTAAGCAATGTAAAAGGCAAGGTGGAATTTGTAAACGTAGGCTTTCAGTATAATAGTGAGTCTAATTACGTGTTTAGCCATATAAACATTACGGCAAATCCCGGTGATTATGTAGCACTTGTTGGTTCATCTGGAGTTGGAAAAACGACGCTTTGCAGTTTGATCCCGCGTTTTTATGAAACCAGCGATGGTACAATTAAAATTGACGGTATGGATATAAAAACCATAAAGCTAAAGTCATTGCGTGACAATATTGGGATCGTACAACAAGATGTGTATTTGTTTTCGGGTACAATTAAAGAGAACATATTATATGGAAAACCTGGGGCTTTAGAGGAGGAAATTATAAACGCCGCTAAAAATGCAAATGCTCATGAATTTATAATGGGGCTGCCGGACGGCTACAATGCCTATATCGGGCAACGCGGTGTAAAGCTTTCTGGTGGTCAGAAACAACGCATAAGTATTGCACGTGTATTTTTGAAAAACCCTTCTATCCTTATATTTGATGAAGCCACATCCGCCCTAGACAATGAGAGCGAAAGGATGGTGCAGGAAAGTTTTGAAAAGTTGGCTAAAAACCGCACTACCTTTGTAATAGCACACAGGCTGTCCACTATCAAAAATGCGGAAAGGATTATAGTGCTTTCGGAACAAGGGATTGCAGAAGAAGGTACTCATGCCATGCTTTTAGAAAAAAATGGGAAGTATGCTATGTTCTATAACATGCAATAA
- a CDS encoding PAS domain S-box protein — MQNLNVDDHPSLFEHVYMNAPIGIAMLSMERKLISVNPTMCRIFGYTEDEMLTHNITDFIYSEDVSIDEHLLKELLDGITSSFEVEKRYLNKNRDIIWGSLHVSLVRDEMDRRPLYFISQVIDITKSKFDEQKLQESVERYTSLKRYNHDAIISFGLDGHIINGNPIAERLTGYTIKELIGSKISILIGITNLTKVLSVSEDYTAIEQNINYIICKDGDTVEVLSTLAPIIIHEKIVGFYLIAKDISEQKKLIIEKEAAERTNKAKSEFLAMMSHEIRTPMNGVIGMTDLLLETDLDSEQNEYVHIIKNSGATLLTIINDILDFSKIESGKAEIFEEQINIRAVLSETLNVIMPKALEKNLEVTTTVSPNVPNIALGDVTKLKQVMLNLLSNAIKFTPHGAISIFVESVFQEKDEVCLQFTVKDTGIGVPRGKVAHLFEPFYQAEHFMTRIAEGTGLGLAICKKLVQLMGGEIWYEPFTEQSGSIFNFTVNFKILNYLESMTYDMSNLFENSAENFLKILIAEDNEINQILIRRMVEKLGYNSTVVRDGKAAVEAIKRYEYDLIFMDIQMPLMDGIEATKMIKTTVPLKKNPYIVAVTAHAIKGDREKYLAMGMDDYISKPISLVAVSDIIDKTLKLKTTP, encoded by the coding sequence ATGCAGAATTTGAATGTAGATGACCACCCATCGTTATTTGAGCATGTATATATGAATGCTCCAATTGGAATAGCCATGCTATCGATGGAACGAAAGTTGATAAGTGTTAATCCTACGATGTGCAGGATATTTGGATATACAGAAGATGAAATGTTGACACATAACATTACTGACTTTATATACTCTGAAGATGTAAGCATTGACGAGCATTTATTAAAAGAATTGTTGGATGGTATTACTTCTTCTTTCGAAGTAGAAAAAAGATACCTTAATAAGAATAGAGATATTATTTGGGGATCATTACATGTTTCCCTAGTACGTGATGAAATGGACAGAAGACCTTTGTACTTCATTTCTCAAGTTATTGACATTACTAAGAGTAAATTTGATGAACAAAAGTTGCAGGAAAGTGTGGAGCGATATACCTCGTTAAAAAGATATAATCACGATGCCATAATCTCGTTTGGTTTGGACGGCCATATAATAAATGGCAATCCTATTGCGGAGCGCTTAACCGGATATACCATTAAAGAACTCATTGGATCGAAAATTTCCATATTAATCGGCATAACAAACCTTACTAAAGTACTTTCAGTTTCAGAAGATTACACGGCTATTGAACAAAATATAAATTATATCATATGCAAAGATGGTGACACAGTTGAAGTATTATCTACACTAGCGCCGATTATCATTCATGAAAAAATTGTAGGTTTTTACCTCATTGCGAAAGATATATCCGAACAAAAGAAGCTGATTATTGAGAAAGAAGCCGCGGAAAGGACGAATAAAGCAAAGAGTGAGTTTTTAGCCATGATGAGTCATGAAATCCGTACACCGATGAATGGGGTCATCGGAATGACAGACTTGCTCTTGGAAACGGATTTGGATTCTGAGCAAAATGAATATGTGCATATTATTAAAAATAGTGGTGCTACGCTTCTTACGATTATTAACGACATTCTGGATTTTTCCAAAATTGAATCAGGTAAGGCCGAGATATTTGAAGAACAAATTAACATAAGAGCTGTTCTATCAGAAACGCTAAATGTCATCATGCCAAAAGCACTTGAAAAAAATTTAGAAGTGACTACCACCGTATCTCCTAACGTTCCCAACATTGCTCTTGGAGATGTAACGAAGTTAAAACAAGTGATGCTGAATTTGCTTAGCAATGCCATTAAGTTTACTCCTCATGGAGCGATTTCGATCTTTGTGGAAAGTGTTTTCCAAGAAAAGGATGAGGTATGTCTTCAATTTACAGTAAAAGATACAGGTATAGGGGTGCCTAGAGGCAAAGTTGCCCACCTTTTTGAACCCTTTTATCAGGCGGAACATTTTATGACACGCATTGCCGAAGGAACAGGATTAGGATTAGCTATCTGTAAAAAGCTTGTTCAGCTTATGGGCGGTGAAATTTGGTATGAACCATTTACAGAACAATCGGGATCTATTTTTAATTTTACAGTTAATTTTAAGATCCTGAACTATTTAGAATCCATGACCTATGATATGTCAAATCTATTTGAGAACTCAGCCGAAAATTTTCTTAAAATTCTTATTGCGGAAGATAATGAAATTAATCAAATTCTAATAAGAAGAATGGTCGAGAAGCTTGGTTACAATTCAACCGTTGTCCGAGATGGAAAAGCAGCAGTAGAAGCTATTAAAAGATATGAATATGATCTTATCTTTATGGATATTCAAATGCCTTTGATGGATGGGATAGAAGCCACTAAAATGATCAAAACAACTGTACCCTTAAAGAAAAATCCTTATATTGTTGCGGTAACGGCACATGCTATAAAAGGTGATCGTGAAAAATATTTGGCCATGGGAATGGATGATTATATAAGCAAGCCGATAAGTTTGGTTGCTGTATCGGATATAATCGATAAAACCCTTAAACTTAAAACCACACCCTGA
- a CDS encoding polysaccharide deacetylase family protein, protein MGMVISHGNPKQPHYAFTFDDGPTFLKMEDWLEALEQHQAVGTFFFTGEWLDRFPQQERILLSRGHELAPHTYHHRRMAEVSREVFFEELKLTELAYQEATGLACPTFMRFPYRSYKEENIAWLAEWGYIDIEGEDSGDWAGTSSEEIVEKLLPSLANGVILVHHCNDIAKGTPDAVRKLAQIANSRGLIPVTISQHLKSMDISPRYRRWTISIDIPAFKLPFSTKDWVPVVQAEDLKQLAFESFNWGIRHINMGYEGEDQWLQMLSETLISGRPSESQAFCYARRFADQYWAYVLVEVQEDTLVLKDFATKEFHADALVYVINWCIKIALELGCKRLLASRDIRRLNTLCDQLGLSSELLAELI, encoded by the coding sequence ATGGGAATGGTCATCAGTCACGGAAATCCGAAACAGCCTCATTATGCATTTACTTTTGATGATGGTCCCACATTTTTGAAAATGGAAGATTGGCTGGAAGCGCTGGAGCAGCATCAGGCGGTGGGAACCTTCTTCTTTACAGGCGAATGGTTAGACCGTTTTCCTCAGCAAGAAAGAATTCTTTTATCCCGAGGTCATGAACTAGCTCCTCATACGTATCATCATCGGAGAATGGCCGAGGTTTCCAGGGAAGTTTTTTTTGAAGAATTAAAGCTCACTGAATTGGCCTATCAGGAGGCGACCGGACTGGCTTGTCCAACCTTTATGAGGTTCCCTTACCGTTCTTATAAGGAAGAAAACATAGCATGGCTGGCTGAATGGGGGTACATTGATATAGAGGGTGAGGATTCTGGGGATTGGGCAGGGACAAGCTCTGAAGAAATCGTCGAGAAACTCCTGCCCTCTCTCGCAAACGGAGTTATTTTGGTCCATCATTGTAACGATATTGCAAAGGGTACTCCTGATGCCGTTAGGAAATTGGCTCAAATAGCCAATAGCAGAGGATTAATACCTGTAACCATATCCCAACATTTGAAGTCTATGGATATTTCGCCGCGCTATCGCCGGTGGACAATTAGCATCGATATACCTGCTTTCAAACTGCCATTTTCAACCAAGGATTGGGTACCTGTCGTACAGGCTGAAGATCTGAAGCAGCTTGCTTTTGAATCGTTTAATTGGGGCATTCGGCACATTAACATGGGTTATGAGGGTGAAGATCAATGGCTGCAAATGTTATCTGAAACCTTGATTTCAGGAAGGCCTTCAGAATCCCAAGCGTTTTGTTACGCTCGTCGTTTTGCCGACCAATATTGGGCTTACGTTCTCGTAGAGGTACAAGAGGATACACTTGTCTTGAAGGATTTTGCAACGAAGGAATTCCATGCAGATGCGCTGGTATATGTAATCAATTGGTGTATTAAAATTGCATTGGAATTAGGCTGCAAACGCCTCTTGGCAAGTCGGGATATACGTCGCTTGAATACATTATGCGATCAACTGGGCTTGTCTTCTGAATTGCTGGCAGAATTGATTTGA